The window CCTGCCGCGGGACGTTCAGTTGCCGGCTGGATCTGGTGCTCGTGCTGGCCAGTTATGTGTGCGCGGCGGTCCTCAACCTATTCGTGTTCGACGCGGTGCTGCTGTGCCGGCGCTGGATCGGCTCGCTGACGCAGGCCACGGAGGGCTGGCCCGAGGCACTGACCGGCCGACTCAAGTTGCAGTCCGCCGAGCATGTGGCCAAGGCGCGGGAGCTGATGAAGATCGAACTGATCGCCAAGCGGACCGATGTGGTCAACCGGCTCGTGCGGTATCCCTTCATCGTGCTGCTCATCATGATGGTGGCGCGCAACAGTTATTTTGACAACTGGCATTTCCCCCTGACGATGGTGGTGGGGTGGGCGGTGAACGTGTTGCTGGCCATGGCGGCGGCGCTGCTCTTGTATCGGGCGGCGGAGCAGGCGCGGAATGCGAGCGTGTCCAGGCTGAACCAATTGGTGCTGCAAGGTTTGGATCGCGGCACGGCCGGCGAGCCCGACGTCAAACTGACCCGCCAGGTCATTGAAGACATTGAAGCCGTCAGCCAAGGAGCCTTTGTGCCCTTGTGGCAGCAGCCGGTGGTCGAGTCCTCGTTCTATGGCGGCCTGGCCGTGGTGCAGTATCTCTATTTGAATTAATCGGCGGGGAGCGTGGGTGATGCAGACGATTCGTCTGGGGGATTTCACGGTGCGCCTGACCGGCGGCACCGATGGCCACGGCGGCGGCCAGGGCCCGCTGGTGGTCCTATTGCACGGCTTCGGCGCGCCCGGAGACGATCTGGTGCCGCTGGCCGAGGTGATCGATGTCCCGGCCGGGACGCGCTGGATCTTTCCAGAAGGCCCGCTTTCGCTGAGCTTTGGACCGATCGATGCGCGCGCCTGGTGGATGATCGACATGGCCCGCATCGCCCAGGATCGAGCGGCCGGGCGGGTGCGCGATCTGTCGCAAGACATTCCGAAGGGCCTGGCGCCCATGCGTGAGCAGATGCTGGCTTTTTTGAAAGAAATCGAGCAGAAACTCGGTGCCGATCCGCGCAAGACCGTCCTCGGGGGATTCTCGCAGGGGGCCATGCTCTCCTGCGATGTCCTGCTCCACAGCGATCGTCCCTATGCCGGGCTTGTTCAGCTTTCCGGCACCTTGCTCGCGCAGCCTCTGTGGGGTCCGCTTCTTCCAAAACGAAAAGGGCTGCCGGTCTTTCAAAGCCACGGCATGCAGGATGAGATTCTGCCCTTCACCGGGGCTGAACGCCTCCGCGATGCGCTGAGCCAGGCCGGCCTCGCCGTCGAATGGCATACGTTTCGCGGCGGGCACGAGATTCCGGAGACGGTCGTTCAACGACTCGGTTCGTTTCTCATCAAGCGGCTGACGAGATCCTCACCATGATGAACCGGTTTGAATTGAAGGGAGCCGACGGCAGGCTCATCCGTGGCGATCGCGCGATGGGGAAGGATCGTCAGGTTCTTTTCATTACCGGCTTCCTCTCCAAGCGCTGGGGGAACAAGAGCAAGTCCCTGGCGCAGTGGTGTCAGGAGCAGGGCTGGGGATTCTGCTGCTACGACGTGCGCGGGTTCGGCGAGTCCGATGGAACGTTCACGGACTACACTCTGTCGGATTGGCTGGCCGATGCGCGGCTGGTCTTGAATGCATTGAAGCAGGGTCCGTCAATTACGATCGTCGGAAATTCTCTCGGCGGCTGGATCGCCTGGCTGATGGCACAGGAGTTTGACGTCGTCGATCGGCTGATCCTCATCGCCCCGGCCTTCAACATGATGGGGGTGCGGGCCGCGCAGATTCCGGCGGCACGGCGAGAGGAATGGCAGCGCACCGGCTGGATGCCCTGGGACGACGAGCCCCTCCACAAAGACTGGCCGCTGTCATGGAAGTGGGTGGAAGAGAGCGAGTCTTATTGGAAGACGACCTTCGACCGGCTCAGGCCGGTATGCACGACCATCCTCCACGGACAGCAAGACAGCGTGATCCTTCCGGAAGGCAGCAGGCAGTTTGCGGAAACGCTCGTGGAACGAGCGCCTGCATTTCCGATCGCCCTCGAACTGATCCCCGGCGATCATCGATTGAGCAGTCCCGAGCATATGGAACGGTTTCGCCACGTCGTCGTCGAACAACCCTGAGGCAACACGATGCTCACCTTGATTCATAAAGAGTGCGGCGGTCCGGCAATGGAAGATTCGCTCGTCGGCGAAGTCTGCGCGATTCCCATCGACCGCTTTCCCTTCCCCTGTTTCACCTGTCTGGAAGAAATCGACGACGAGTCGGAACTCCGGCTGTCGCAAGACCTCGGCATCTAGCGGACCGTTGAAAACGCCTGCCTGCGGCGAATTCGGGACCCGTGAAACGTGAGGCGTGAAAGGTGAAACGAGGGGAGGCTCGGAGCGCTACAAGCCGGCTTGGACGAGGTCCTTCGGCGGGTAGTGCAATCGTTGCATGGTGACCGCGATGATTTCGCCGGCGGTGGCGGCGTCCTTCTGCACCATGCCGCGCTTCACGACGACCCGCATGCGCGTCGTCTTCTGGCTGAGGGTCTCCAGATCGATTTCAATATCCATCGGGTGCGCGGTGTTGGGGCCGTGCGCGACGATGTGCACCCCGGCCACATGGGATTCGGAGTTCTCGATGGGAAACCCCATGTCCTGGAGGGTGGTGAAGGTTTCTTTGAGCAGGGGCTCGACCGGCAGGACGAACGTCTTATAGGCGATGTTATCCATCGTGTAGGACACGCCGGTGGCCGACGCCGTTTCCGCTCCGGCCGAGAAGAGCCCCGCCGCGACCGCTCCGCAACCGGACGTCATCACGCCCAGTAACAGACACACCAGCCCGTGAAGCACGGTCACCGTTCTGCTACGCATAGGGCCTACGATACCCGGCTTTCCAGGCGGTTTCAAGCAAACCTCGGTTGTGCGGGGCGAGCTGGTCTGCTAAGTTGTTTGATTCGGCAGTATGAATTACTAGCGGAGGATTCCAAGGACCATGGCTACAACCAACGATAAGCAAGTCATTTTCTCTCTCGTCAATGTCGGGAAGGTCTATCCCCCGAAGCGGCAGGTGTTGCGCGAAATTTATCTCGGGTTTTACTACGGCGCCAAGATCGGCGTGCTGGGGTTGAACGGATCAGGCAAAAGCTCGCTGCTCAAGATCATTGCGGGCGTGGATCCGAATTATACCGGCGAGATCACCCGATCGAAGGGCTACAGCGTGGGCCTGCTCGAACAGGAGCCCCAGCTCGACCCGAACAAGACTGTGAAGGAAGTGGTCGAAGAAGGCAAAGCGGAACTGGTGGCGCTGCTCAAAGAATATGAAGCGGTGAGCAACAAGATCGGGGAAGTCGGTCCCGATGAGATGGAAAAGCTGATCGACAAGCAGGCGCAGATTCAGGAAAAGATCGAGGCGGCCAACGGCTGGGAATTGGAAAACGAGCTGGAGATCGCCATGGACGCGCTGCGCTGTCCTCCGGCGGATGCCAAGATCAGCGTGCTCTCCGGCGGTGAAAAGCGCCGCGTGGCCCTCTGCCGCCTCATGATTCAGGAGCCTGATATCCTCTTGCTCGACGAGCCGACCAACCATCTCGACGCCGAGTCCGTCCAGTGGCTGGAGCAGCATCTGCAGCAATACAAGGGCACCGTCATCGCCGTCACGCATGACCGCTACTTCCTCGACAATGTCGCCGGCTGGATTCTGGAACTGGATCGCGGCCACGGCATTCCCTTCCAGGGCAACTATACCTCCTGGCTGGAACAGAAGAAGGACCGGCTGGAGAAGGAAGAGAAGGCGGAGTCGAAGCGCCAGAAGACGCTCGAACATGAGTTGGAATGGATTCGCATGTCGCCGAAGGCCCGCCAGTCGAAGGGCAAGGCGCGTCTGAACCGGTATGAAGAATTGGTCAATCAGAAACAGGATCAAGTGGCCGCCGACCTTGAAATCTACATTCCGCCGGGACCGCGCCTGGGCGACGTGGTCATTGAAGCCAACGGCATCAGCAAGGCGTTCGGCGACAAGGTGCTCTACGAAAATGTGAATTTCAGCCTGCCGAAGGGCGGGATCGTCGGCGTGATCGGACCGAACGGGGCCGGCAAGACGACCATGTTCAAGATGATTCTCGGCAAGGAGAAGCCGGATTCCGGCACGATCCGGATCGGCGAGACGGTGAAGCTGGGCTATGTCGATCAGGATCGGAGCCTCGATCCCAATAAGTCGGTGTATGACGTGATCTCAGAAGGCCAGGACACGATCAAGCTCGGGAAAGTGGAAGTCAACGCCCGGGGCTATTGCGCCCGCTTCAATTTTGCCGGGACCGATCAGCAGAAGAAGGTGAAGGAGTTGTCCGGCGGGGAACGCAATCGCGTGCATCTCGCCCACATGCTGAAGGAAGGGGCCAATCTCCTCATCCTCGACGAACCGACGAACGACCTCGATGTGAATACGTTGCGGGCGCTGGAAGAAGGGCTGGAAAGTTTCGCCGGTTGCGCGGTCGTGAGCAGCCACGACCGGTGGTTCCTTGACCGCCTGGCGACACATATTCTGGCGTTTGAAGGCGACAGCAAAGTCGTGTGGTTCGAAGGGAACTACAGTGATTACGAAGCGGACCGCAAGCGGCGTCTCGGCAAAGAAGCCGATCAGCCGCACCGGATCCGCTACCGGAAGCTCACCAGGAACTGACCGTATTTATGGCCAACCGTCCCGGCGGCGCGCGGAAGCCCGTTGCACTGGTCACCGGCGCCGCCGGGTTGATTGGCCGGTATCTCCTCGCCACCGCCTCGCGCTGGGCGCCAGCCTGGGATGTGCGCGGGCTTACCAGACAGGATCTTGATCTCACGGACGAGGCGGCCGTCCGCCGGCAATGGCGGGAGCATCAGCCGGCGGCCGTCATCCACTGTGCCGCGATCAGCCGCCCCGCCATCTGCGAGCAGGATCCTGAGCTGGCCAGACGAGCGAATGTTGAGGCCACGGCGCTCCTCGCCTCGCTCGCGGGCGAGATTCCCTTTCTCTTTTGTTCCAGCGATCAGGTGTTCGACGGCCGGCAAGGCTGGTATGTCGAAACGGACCGGATCAATCCGATCAATTACTACGGAGAGACCAAGGCGGCGGCTGAACAGACTGTCCTCGCCAATCCCAGTCACACGGTGGTCCGTCTGGCCCTGACGGCCGGCACCTCGCAGACCGGCGACCGCAGTTTTGTGGAAGACATGCGTCGAAGCGCCGCGCGCGATCACCGGATCACCCTGTTTACCGATGAGTTTCGCAGTCCGATTCCGGCTGGTGTGGTCGCACGGGCGGTCTGGGAATTGATCGGCTGTGAGCGGCCCGGTCTCTACCATCTTGGCGGGACTGAACGGCTCTCGCGCATGGACATCGGTGAAGCCCTTGCGGCCTGGTATCCTGAGCTGGCGTCACGCCTCCAGCCGGGCTCTGTGGCCGGGTATCGAGGGCCCCAACGGCCGCCCGATTTGTCGATGCGCTGCGAGAAGATTCAGCGTCTCTTATCCTTCCCTCTCACAGGTTTTCGCACCTGGATCGCGTCACGCTCAGGTGACGGAGCGGATCCCTGGGACTTTGCCATGACAGAGCTCAATCCATGACCTCGTACAACCCGCTGACGCTCCTCCTCTGGGCCTGGCTGGCCATGGCCGCCTGGATGGCGGTGCTCTGGCTGGTTGAGCGGTCGCGGCGCAATGCGTCGCTCGCGGATGTCGGATGGTGTGTTGGCCTGGTCGTCGTCGTCGCAGGATATGCCTGCCTTGCGGCCGGTGAGGTGGAGCGGAAACTTCTTTTGGTTGTGATGGTGTCGGTCTATGGCCTGCGGCTGGGCGGGTACATCCTCTTTAATCGAGTGATCGGCAAGACAGAAGATCGCCGCTATCAACACATGCGTCGTGAGTGGCACTTGTCGGAGCCGATCGTGATGTTCGGCTATTTTCAGCTGCAAGCCGCTGCCGTCGTGCTCTTCTCCCTCCCCTATCTGGCGGTGATGCAGAATCCCAGGCCGCCGTTCGGCCTGTGGGAATTGGCCGGGGTGGTGGTGTGGCTCCTTGGGGTCGGAGGGGAAGCCCTCGCCGATTGGCAGCTCGCCCGGTTTCGCGCGAAGCCGTGGAATCATGACCGTGTGTGCCGCGAGGGGCTCTGGTATGTCTCACGCCACCCCAACTATTTTTTCGAATGGGTGCATTGGTGGGCCTATGTGGTGATGGCGATCGGAAGTCCCGGCTGGCTGCTGACGTGGATTGGTCCGGCCGTCATGGGGGTGGCGCTGGTGAAGATCACCGGCATCCCCTGGGCGGAGGCCCAGGCGTTGCGCAGGCGCGGGGAGGACTATCGCCGCTATCAGGACACGACGAGCGCCTTCATTCCCTGGTGGCCGGGGTCTCGGCACAAGTAACCTTATTGGCCGGTGTTGAGCTGAGCGAGGCGTGCGCGGGCGGTCTCCGCCTCTTTACTGCCGGGATAGAGGCGAATCACATCATCGTACAGTTGCTTGGCGTGGGGAAGGTTCATCTGGCGTTCTTCGAACTCGGCGGTGTCCAGCAGCTCCTTGGCCTTGTCGCCGCCGCAGGCGATGGTCAGACCAAGGAGCAGGAGGCACAGGCTTGTGCGGAGGGTTGTCGCTGCGCGCATCATCAGATCATCCTACGCGGCCTGCTTTTTCTTGTCCATCCAGAGGGAGAAGGGATAGGGCCACTGATGGGTGGACAGATTTCTATCCGGTTTTCTCGTCTGGTAGGAAAGCCCACGCAGCTTGTCCCACTCGATGTGCGCCCGCCCTCCTCCTGTCTCGTGCAGTTTCTGCCACGACTGCAGGAGGTCCAAACAGGCATGGTCGATATGGCGCAGTGATGTGATGCACACCCGTACCTCGGCCTGGGGCGGGATGTTTTCCACGGCCGCCGCGAGGCGTGGCAGGCTGACAAAAGTGGCGATGCCGGCCAGCTGCAGCGTCAAAGGCCCATGCTCATGATCCTGGTTCAGATGGGCCTCAAGATTTTGCGTCGTATAAATCAGCTTGGCGGCCGCCAGCCCGACGCCGATCATCACGCCGGTGAGCAAATTGGTGAGGACGATCAAGCCCATGGTCAGGGCATAAATCCAGACTTCGCTCTGCCCATGCTGGCGCAGGTCTCGGATGACGCCGAAGTTCATGAGCCTGTATCCCGTATAGACCAGGACCGCGCCTAAGCTGGCGGTGGGGATCATGTTGAGCACAAAGGGCAGAGCCCCGACGAACAGAAGGAGCCAGGCTCCATGGAGAATGGCCGACGCGCGGGTTTTGGCGCCGGCCTGCACGTTGGCGGCGCTGCGGACGATGACTCCGGTCATCGGCAATACGCCCCCGAGGCCGCACAGCGCATTGCCGACGCCTTGCGAAAACAGTTCGCGGTTGTATTTAGTGCGCGGGCCGGTATGCAATTGATCGACGGCGGTGGCGGAGAGCAATGTCTCAACACTGGCGATAAACGCTAACCCGACAGCCTCCGTCAGAATAGTGGGGTCGAGCAGGTGGCCGGCACTGTCGATGCCGGGAAAATGAAAGACCGTGAATGGATTATCGGGAAAGGCAATGTGGCTGATCGGCAGATCGAACAGAATGGTCACCACCGTCGCGGTGGATACACCGATGAGCACGGCCGGCACGGCGCGCATCTGCTTCGGCGCATAGGCGGTCCACAGGAGGATCATGGCGATGGTGAGAAGACCGATCCAGGCCGCTTCTTGATGGGGGGTTGCGATCGGTCCGTCAGGGACCACCGCTTTCATGAACGCACCCGGCAGGGAGAGGATGTTGGCGATCCCGCTTCCGTGAGGCGCGTCGTCGATCATCACATGGATCTGGCCGGTGAAGATCAGCAGACCGATACCAGCCAGCATCCCGCGGACGACGGCCGGGGAGACGGCCCGGAACCAGTGGCCGACTTGCAGCCAGGCCCAGACGATTTGGATGAGGCCGGCCAGGAGCACAATAATCCCGTATTTCTCGACGCCGTGTGTGTGAATCAATTCCCACACGATGACGGTAAGACCGGCTGCAGGCCCGCTGACCTGGAGCGGGCAGCCGGCCAGCCAGCCGACGACCAGGCCGCCGATGATGGCGGTCATGATCCCTGAACCGGGAGGGGCGCCGGAGGCGACGGTGATCCCCATGCAGAGGGGCAGCGCCACGAGGAACACCACGAAAGAAGAAAAGAGATCGTCTTTATACGCGCCCACCTGCGAGGCCGCAGGGGGAACACCGCTGGTTGCTAA is drawn from Nitrospira sp. and contains these coding sequences:
- a CDS encoding alpha/beta fold hydrolase, whose protein sequence is MMNRFELKGADGRLIRGDRAMGKDRQVLFITGFLSKRWGNKSKSLAQWCQEQGWGFCCYDVRGFGESDGTFTDYTLSDWLADARLVLNALKQGPSITIVGNSLGGWIAWLMAQEFDVVDRLILIAPAFNMMGVRAAQIPAARREEWQRTGWMPWDDEPLHKDWPLSWKWVEESESYWKTTFDRLRPVCTTILHGQQDSVILPEGSRQFAETLVERAPAFPIALELIPGDHRLSSPEHMERFRHVVVEQP
- the ettA gene encoding energy-dependent translational throttle protein EttA, which codes for MATTNDKQVIFSLVNVGKVYPPKRQVLREIYLGFYYGAKIGVLGLNGSGKSSLLKIIAGVDPNYTGEITRSKGYSVGLLEQEPQLDPNKTVKEVVEEGKAELVALLKEYEAVSNKIGEVGPDEMEKLIDKQAQIQEKIEAANGWELENELEIAMDALRCPPADAKISVLSGGEKRRVALCRLMIQEPDILLLDEPTNHLDAESVQWLEQHLQQYKGTVIAVTHDRYFLDNVAGWILELDRGHGIPFQGNYTSWLEQKKDRLEKEEKAESKRQKTLEHELEWIRMSPKARQSKGKARLNRYEELVNQKQDQVAADLEIYIPPGPRLGDVVIEANGISKAFGDKVLYENVNFSLPKGGIVGVIGPNGAGKTTMFKMILGKEKPDSGTIRIGETVKLGYVDQDRSLDPNKSVYDVISEGQDTIKLGKVEVNARGYCARFNFAGTDQQKKVKELSGGERNRVHLAHMLKEGANLLILDEPTNDLDVNTLRALEEGLESFAGCAVVSSHDRWFLDRLATHILAFEGDSKVVWFEGNYSDYEADRKRRLGKEADQPHRIRYRKLTRN
- a CDS encoding SDR family oxidoreductase — translated: MANRPGGARKPVALVTGAAGLIGRYLLATASRWAPAWDVRGLTRQDLDLTDEAAVRRQWREHQPAAVIHCAAISRPAICEQDPELARRANVEATALLASLAGEIPFLFCSSDQVFDGRQGWYVETDRINPINYYGETKAAAEQTVLANPSHTVVRLALTAGTSQTGDRSFVEDMRRSAARDHRITLFTDEFRSPIPAGVVARAVWELIGCERPGLYHLGGTERLSRMDIGEALAAWYPELASRLQPGSVAGYRGPQRPPDLSMRCEKIQRLLSFPLTGFRTWIASRSGDGADPWDFAMTELNP
- a CDS encoding DUF1295 domain-containing protein — protein: MTSYNPLTLLLWAWLAMAAWMAVLWLVERSRRNASLADVGWCVGLVVVVAGYACLAAGEVERKLLLVVMVSVYGLRLGGYILFNRVIGKTEDRRYQHMRREWHLSEPIVMFGYFQLQAAAVVLFSLPYLAVMQNPRPPFGLWELAGVVVWLLGVGGEALADWQLARFRAKPWNHDRVCREGLWYVSRHPNYFFEWVHWWAYVVMAIGSPGWLLTWIGPAVMGVALVKITGIPWAEAQALRRRGEDYRRYQDTTSAFIPWWPGSRHK
- a CDS encoding SulP family inorganic anion transporter, yielding MTLATSGVPPAASQVGAYKDDLFSSFVVFLVALPLCMGITVASGAPPGSGIMTAIIGGLVVGWLAGCPLQVSGPAAGLTVIVWELIHTHGVEKYGIIVLLAGLIQIVWAWLQVGHWFRAVSPAVVRGMLAGIGLLIFTGQIHVMIDDAPHGSGIANILSLPGAFMKAVVPDGPIATPHQEAAWIGLLTIAMILLWTAYAPKQMRAVPAVLIGVSTATVVTILFDLPISHIAFPDNPFTVFHFPGIDSAGHLLDPTILTEAVGLAFIASVETLLSATAVDQLHTGPRTKYNRELFSQGVGNALCGLGGVLPMTGVIVRSAANVQAGAKTRASAILHGAWLLLFVGALPFVLNMIPTASLGAVLVYTGYRLMNFGVIRDLRQHGQSEVWIYALTMGLIVLTNLLTGVMIGVGLAAAKLIYTTQNLEAHLNQDHEHGPLTLQLAGIATFVSLPRLAAAVENIPPQAEVRVCITSLRHIDHACLDLLQSWQKLHETGGGRAHIEWDKLRGLSYQTRKPDRNLSTHQWPYPFSLWMDKKKQAA